The Pelecanus crispus isolate bPelCri1 chromosome 7, bPelCri1.pri, whole genome shotgun sequence genome includes a window with the following:
- the MPHOSPH10 gene encoding U3 small nucleolar ribonucleoprotein MPP10 codes for MAAVKGLETCLRVAGAAAARPERFLSVQDGLAADFRALTKTLYDLNKNLKSNIVRGGPLKELVIENFDEEQIWQQLELQNNAVLDFFKKSIARDAKDEDLCLLSDQEEDGSDAETSSNKELEDNVMETETEQKSVYTKEKTKAKEKQSKLRESLMQKYSDEDSDIDFDIEALEQQAKTAKKTTLKKMGRKSIVDDKFFKLAEMEAFLEHAEKENREEEEEEEDINYFEDIISDDEEARVKPIKSSRDLTYKDFFDPVDDNDDLVANDVEDDQEEEADSAIEEENEQSMSEVEDMNEMMMENTRSKEASKKVTFSLPDDSETEDVTDMQLEKGINPSEIKSSFEKRQEKMSKKIKSLEEELLEEKPWQLKGEVTGQKRPENSLLEETVLFDHAVRMAPVITEETTFQLEDIIKQRILDEAWDDVVPKEKPKEEAFEYKKRITLDHEKSKLSLAEIYEQEYMKLHQQKTEEEENPEHKEIQEMMDSLFLKLDALCNFHFTPKPPVPEVKIVSNLPAISMEEVAPVAVSDAALLAPEEIKEKNKAGDVKTDAEKTPTDKKRERRRKKLRKRMKLREKEKRQKLLEKMKPEQGTKLSKKAAAAKLERLTKEGKASLLKDEGKDKVLKSSQAFFSQLQDQVKMQIKDASKVKKKQKKQKTLSVRKLKL; via the exons ATGGCGGCTGTCAAGGGGCTGGAGACGTGCCTCAGGGTGGCGGGCGCCGCCGCGGCGCGCCCGGAGCGCTTCCTCAG tGTGCAAGATGGACTGGCTGCTGACTTCAGAGCGTTAACAAAGACTCTCTACGATTtgaataaaaatctgaaaagtaaTATAGTTCGTGGGGGTCCTCTAAAAGAGCTGGTGATAGAAAATTTTGATGAAGAACAGATTTGGCAACAGCTAGAGCTCCAGAACAATGCAGTTCTTGATTTCTTCAAGAAATCCATTGCAAGGGATGCCAAGGATGAAGATCTTTGCCTTCTCTCAGACCAGGAAGAGGATGGCTCTGATGCAGAGACCAGCAGCAACAAGGAATTGGAAGACAACGTAATGGAAACagaaactgaacagaaaagtgtttatacaaaagagaaaactaaagctaaagaaaagcagagtaaaCTCAGAGAAAGCttaatgcagaaatacagtGATGAGGATTCTGATATTGACTTTGATATTGAAGCACTGGAGCAACAAGCTAAAACAGCCAAGAAAACCAcattgaaaaaaatgggaagaaaatctATAGTGGATGACAAGTTTTTCAAGCTGGCTGAGATGGAAGCTTTTTTAGAAcatgcagagaaggaaaacagggaggaggaggaggaggaggaagatattaattattttgaagaCATCATCTCAGATGATGAAGAAGCTAGAGTCAAA CCAATTAAAAGTTCTAGAGACCTGACATACAAAGATTTCTTTGATCCAGTCGATGACAATGATGATTTAGTAGCTAACGATGTTGAAGATGATCAGGAAGAGGAAGCAGACAGTGCTATTGAAGAGGAGAATGAACAAAGCATGTCTGA GGTCGAAGATATGAATGAAATGATGATGGAGAATACGAGAAGTAAAGAAGCCTctaaaaaagttacttttagtTTGCCAGATGACAGTGAAACAGAAGATGTTACTGATATGCAATTAGAGAAGGGCATCAATCCCAGTGAAATAAAGTCTTCTTTTgagaagagacaggaaaag atgagcaaaaaaataaaaagtttagaAGAAGAGTTGTTAGAGGAGAAACCTTGGCAGCTTAAAGGAGAAGTGACAGGACAAAAACGACCTGAAAACAGCCTTTTGGAGGAAACGGTACTTTTTGACCATGCAGTCCGAATGG cACCTGTGATCACGGAAGAAACCACTTTTCAGCTTGAAGATATCATTAAACAGAGAATATTGGATGAG GCATGGGATGATGTAGtgccaaaagaaaaaccaaaagagGAGGCTTTTGAATATAAGAAACGTATCACTTTGGATCATGAAAAGAGTAAACTGAGTCTCGCTGAGATCTATGAGCAAGAATACATGAAACTTCACCAG CAAAagactgaagaggaagaaaatcctGAACACAAAGAAATTCAGGAAATGATGGATTCGCTCTTCCTGAAGCTGGATGCGCTTTGTAACTTCCACTTCACACCAAAACCA CCTGTGCCAGAAGTTAAAATAGTTTCGAACCTTCCAGCTATAAGTATGGAAGAAGTAGCACCTGTTGCTGTTAGTGATGCTGCTCTCTTAGCACCAGAGGAGATCAAG gaaaagaacaaagctgGTGATGTaaaaacagatgcagaaaagaCTCCCACAGACAAAAAACGAGAACgaagaaggaaaaagcttcGTAAACGTATGAAGctaagagaaaaggagaaacgTCAAAAGCTTCTTGAAAAGATGAAACCAGAACAAGGCACAAAACTTAGcaaaaaagctgctgcagccaAATTAGAAAGGCTTACAAAAGAAGGCAAAGCATCTCTGCTCAAG GATGAAGGTAAAGACAAGGTCTTGAAATCATCTCAGGCCTTCTTTTCTCAACTACAAGATCaagtaaaaatgcaaatcaaagatgcaagcaaagtaaaaaagaagcagaagaagcagaaaacactCTCTGTTCGTAAACTGAAATTGTAA